In the Deltaproteobacteria bacterium genome, GCTCCCCCTCGTACCACGATGCGTGGATCACCTGGTCGAACACGCCGTAGAGAAAGGCGATGATGCATACGGTGAGGCCCACGGAGATGAGCCAACTCTCGCCGGAACCCACCTTCAGGTACAGGAAGACGAACAGCGGCAAGGCGATCATCTGGCCCAGGAGCCACGTGCCCGCGATGATGCTCAGTATCCACAGGGCGATGACCGCGGTGCGGACGAGCGCTTCACCGCTCCGCAGGTTCACGTCAAGGAAGATGTCCGCCGCTCCTCCCGCTTCGCCCGGGGTGGGCGCCTCGCCTCCCTTCACTCCGGTCCACAATGCAAGGGCGGCGGCGATGACGCAGCCGGCAACGCCGATGAGCATGGGAAAAAGCGCGGTTTTCCAGGGCCATCCTCTGGCCGTGAACAACGCCGCGGCGAAGATCACCGCCAGCAGGAGGATGAAGAGGCTTTCGATGTAGTGTTCACGAATCTTTGGCGTGGTCATCGCCCACCTCGACGGTCTTGCCGCACGTAAGCCATCCTCACGAGGCCTCCGCCTCCTGTTGGCGCGACTGGCTCCTGGTCGCGTAGAACACGGTCGCCAGGGTCATGAGTATCAGGGCGATGACGATGGGCCGCTGCCACACCCACGTCCAGCCGTAACGGCTCACGGCGATGTCCAGGTAGCGTTCCATGATGGGACCCAGGACGATCCCGAGGGCGATGGGCGGCCGCGGCCAGCCCCAGCGCTTCATGAGGTAGCCCAACGCTCCCGCGGACACCAGTACCACCCAGTCACCCAGATCCTGCGTGGCCATCCACGAACCCATGAACACCAGCACCAGGATGATGGGAATGATCAGGCTGCCGCGGATGGTGGTGACCTTGGCCAACTGGGTGGTGCAGCCCATCAGCACGACGGCGGTGATGACGTTGGCGATGACCAAGGCCCATATCACCGAGAAGGTGACGTCGAGACGCGTGCTCAGGAGTTCCGGGCCCGGGTAGATCCCGTGGATCAGGAAGGCGCCCAGCAGGATCGCCATGGTGGCGCTTCCCGGGACGCCGAAGGCGATGGTCGGAATGAGCGAGCCGCCCTTCATGGCGTTGTTGGCGCTCTCGGGCGCGATCACCCCGCGTATCTCGCCCTTGCCGAATTCGGCCTCGGGATCCCTGTTGGACTGCACCGCGTGGCCGTAGGCCACCCAGTCGACGATGCTCGCGCCGAGGCCCGGAATGAAACCAATATAGGCGCCGATCACCGCACACCGGAGCGCCAGCCACCAGTTCCGCACCGCGTCGCGCACGCCGTCCCACATGCCCTTCCCCATCTCCGGCACCTCCGCGAGGGTGCCCCGGCGCACCGCCAACTCCACGACCTCCGGCAGCGAGAACAGGCCCAACACGCACGGAACGATGGGAAGCCCTTCCAGGAGATAGGGCGTGTTGAACCAGTAGCGCGGGATGCCGTCCTGCGGTGAATAGCCCATCATGGAGAGCTGAAGGGCGAACAGCCCCACCAGGATGCCCTTGGCCGGGGCGCTGCCGCTCAGGGCGCCCACCATGGCCATGCCCAGGACACCCAGGAGAAAGAACTCGGGGGCGCCGAAGGACAGCACCAGCGGGCTCAGGATCGGGATCGAGAGGACCAGCAGGACGGCGCCCACCACTCCGCCGAACGCCGACACCGTGTAGGCGGCGCCGAAGGCCCGGGCCGCCTCCCCCTTCTTGGCCAGGGGATAGCCGTCCATGATGGTGGCTTGGGAGCCGGCCGTGCCCGGCACGCCCAGCAGCACCGACGATATGGTGTCCGAGGTGGAGGTGATGGCGTACATGCCCATGAGCAGCGCCATGGCCTCGTAGGGTCCGAGGTCGAAGGTGAAGGGCAACAGGATGGCCATGCCGGAGAGCCCGGAAAGGCCCGGCACCATGCCGAAGAAGACGCCCAGGCCGACGCCCAGCAGAAGATAGCCGAAGGCCGGCCAAGACAAGATTCCCAGGAGTGCCTGGTGGGCAGCCTCTAGCATTGCGTGTCAGCCCCTGTGATGAAGCCGCCGTGGCTCCCGTTGCCGGACGGGTGCGGTCCGGCAACGGGAAGCGGTGGGTGATTTATTTTGAGCCCGCCTGCTTGCGGCCCTGCTCGACGTACTTGAGCCGGAACTGCTTCATCTCGTCACCCGCGGTCGTCCACGGCTTCATGGCGTTGGCAATGGACTTGGGATCGGTCAGCATCTGCGGCTCGATACCCACGGTTTTCTTGTATTCCGCGAGAAACTCCGGGTCCTTGCTCATATTCGCGAAGGCCGTCCGCATCGCATCGACGGCCGCCTGGGGGACTCCCGGCGGGGCCAGGATCTGGCGGTAGCTGCTCAGGATCTCGAAGAGCTGCCACAACGGTCCCTCGGGAGCCTTGCCCGAGAGCTGCTTGACGAAATCCCGCGCGGGCACGCCCGGTGCGATGGCGGGAATGTTCGCGTCGCTGCCATACCACAGGGGCGAGGCCTCGCCCTTGTCGACGGCGATGGGCTTGACCCGCGTCAGGTAGAACGGGGTGCTGCCGTCCACGTAGTTGATCTCGTCGCGCAGGAACGCTGACAGGAGGCCGGCGGACCCCTGGTACCCGGTGACGTACTTGTACTTCACGCCCGCCAGGTCGAACAGCGCGCGGAACTTGAGGTCCTTGCTGCTGTCGGCGCGGAACCCGCCCACGGTGAGGTTCGTGGCTTTCTTGAGGTCCCCGAGCTGCTTGTACGGGGGGGTGAGCTTGGTCGACACCACGCCCACGCTCACCACCGGGGTGAACATGACCGGGATGATCTCCTCCATGTTGGCCCGCAGACCGGCGGCCTTGGGATCACCGACAAACCACTCCTGGTAGCGGCCGCTGGCGGTCTGGCAGCCCATGACCGTGCCGTTCCGGCGCGCCCGCTCGTAAATCCAGTTCATGGCCAGCGTGCCGCCGCCGCCCGGCTTGCTCGTGACCACGATAGTGGGATCGCCCTTCAGATGCTTCTTGAGATGCCGGGCGTAGATGCGGCACTCGATGTCGGTGGGGCCGCCCGCCGAGAAGTCGATCACCAGCCTCAAGGTCTTGCCTTGAAAAAACGGTTTGTCCGCGGCCAGTGCCGGGGTCGCGAGCAACAGTGCGAGCACCAGCACGGCGCAAGTGGAAAGCACGTGTAAGGTTGACTTCATCGCTTGCTCCCTCCTTGAATCTGTGAATGCCGTCTTCCGGCTGTTGGAGCATCGGTCCGGGCGCCGCCGGGCCGATGCCTCGCCCTCCTGACTGTCACACCTGCCGCCTACCGGCTAGGAAGCCTTGTTGACCCGCGCCATGGGGCCGAACCCAGGCTTGTAGGTCTTGTCGTCGATGAACTGCTTGATGCCCTGGTCGTAACCGCCCTCCCGGTCCTGCATCTTGATCTGCGCGCCCTTGGCGGCCAGATAGTCCTCGGCCTGGGAGTAGTCCATGTTGCGCACGAGCTTGTAGGCCTGCTTGGTGGCGCGTAGCGCCCAAGGGTTCTTCTCCATGAGCTTCCTGGCCAGCTTCACGGTTTCGTCCCGGAGCTGGTCCGCCGGCACCGAGTAGTTCACGAGCCGCATCTCCGCGGCCTTCTTGCCGTCGAAGGGATCGCCGGTCATGGCGTGGTAGAGGCCGTCGCGCAAGGACAGCATGTCCGTGACCACCCGGCTCACGAGGCCGCCGGGCAGGATGCCCCAGTTGACCTCGGAAAGCCCGAAGACGGCGTCATCCGCGGCGATGGCGAAGTCGCAGGCCACCAGCGGCGTGAACGCCCCGCCGAAGCAGAAGCCGTTGACCATGGCGATGGTGGGCTTGGGGAAGGTGAAGAGCTTGCGCCAGCGCCACTCCTGGCTGCACCAGCTCGCCTGCCGGCGCAGCGCCGGGTTCTTGTCGCCCTCGCGGAAGTATTCCTTGAGGTCCTGGCCGGCGCACCAGCTATTGCCCGCGCCGGTGATGACCATGACCTGGGTCTCGGGATCTCCCTCGGCCTCGGTCACCGCGTCGTACATGTCGAAGTGGAGCTGCGGGCTCATGGCGTTGCGCTTCTCCGGACGGTTGAGGATGACCCAGGTGAGGCCGTCCTCCTTCTCCACCAGCACGGTCTTGTACTCTTTCGTTGCCATTAAACGTGTACCTCCTTGGAACATTCAAGTGATTGAGATTCCGCCAACTCTATGCAGTCGGGTTGCCGGAGTCAAGGCGCGGACAAACCCGAGGCGTCAGGAACCCTTGTGGACGCGGGCCATGGGGCCGAACCCCGGCTTGTAGGTCTTGTCGTCGATGAACTGCTTGATGCCCTGGTCGTAACCGCCCTCCCGGTCCTGCATCTTGATCTGCGCGCCCTTGGCGGCCAGATAGTCCTCGGCCTGGGAGTAGTCCATGCCGCGCACCAGCTTGTAGGCCTGCTTGGTGGCCCGCAGCGCCCAGGGGTTCTTCTCCATGAGCTTCCTGGCCAGCTTCACGGTCTCGTCCCGGAGCTGGTCCGCCGGCACCGCGTAGTTGACCAGCCGCATCTCCGCGGCCTTCCTGCCGTCGAACGGGTCGCCGGTCATGGCATGGTAGAGGCCGTCGCGCAGGCTCAACACGTCGGTGACGACACGGCTCACCAGGCCGCCGGGCAGGATGCCCCAGTTGACCTCGGACAGCCCGAAAATGGCGTCCTCGGCGGCGATGGCGAAGTCACAGGCAATCATCGGGCTGAAGGCGCCGCCGAAGCAGTAGCCGTTCACCATGGCGATGGTGGGCTTGGGAAAGGTGAAGAGCTTGCGCCAGCGCCATTCCTGGCTGGCCCACGCCACCTGCCGCTGAAACTCGGGGTTCTTGTCGCCCTCGCGGAAGAACTCCTTGAGATCCATGCCGGCGCACCAGCTCTGGCCCGCGCCGGTGATGACCATGACCTGGGTCTCGGGGTCTCCCTCGGCTTCCGTCACCGCGTCGTACATGTCGAAGTGGAGCTGCGGGTTCATGGCGTTGCGCTTCTCGGGACGGTTGAGGATGACCCAGGTGAGGCCGTCCTCCTTCTCCACCAGCACGGTCTTGTATTCTTTTGTCGCCATCGGATGCCTCCTTGGAAATGTTGGTGCTCTACCCCTTCAGGTGCCTGGCCAGGAACGCCAGCGTCTTGGGCCAGACGTCCTTGGCGGAGGCCTCGTGGTAGCTCGGGCGATCGTCGCAGAAGAACGCGTGGCCCGCGTCGTCGTACAGGTGCCACTCGTAGTCTACGGCGTTGGCCTTCAGCGTGTCCTCGATGGCGTCCCGGGCCTCCTGGGGGATGCCCTGGTCCTGCCCGCCCCATACGCACTGCATCGGGATCTTGATGTTGTTCCCCTGGGTCACGGGCTCCACCGGGCTCTTCTCGCCGCGCTGACCGCCGGCGATCTGGCCGCCGTAGTACAGGCTGCTGCACGCAAGCCCCGGGCAGTTGCACGCCGCCATCCACGACACCCGGCCGCCGAAGCAGTAACCGATGATGCCCACCCGGTCCGGGTCCACGTCGTCGCGCCCCTTGGCGTAGGCAATGGCGCGGTTCAGGTCCTCGACGACCTTGGTGTCGTAAAGGGTGCCGCGGGCGGCAAAGGCGCCGTCGCGGTCGGTGTTGGGGATGACGCGCTCGTCCAGGCGATAGTAGAGATCCGGCGATACTGCCACGTAACCCTCGTTGGCGAAGCGTTCGGTGACATCCTTCATGTGCGCGTTGACGCCGAAGATCTCCATGATCACCAGCAGCGCCGGCTTCCTGCCGTCGCCGTCGGGCGCGGCCACGTACAGGCCCATGGACTTGCCGTCTTCGGCGGGGATGTCCACCGTTGCGAGGTTGATGCTCATCGTGTTCCTCCTGTGGGTTGTGTTTTGTTCAGATTCGATGGGATCGACGAGAGTTCTCATTGACACGGGGTTCGCGAAGCTGTCAAGGACGGGTCCGCGGGGAATGACGCTCGGTTGGCCCGTGGCCGGTGAGTTGTGACGCAACCTGGATGGACGTTTTGTTACCGCTGGGCGTTGTGCTACTCTCCCGATTTCGGGCCTGCGTCACCCCGCGGGCCAACCCCAATTCCCGACGCCCTCGCCGGTGCTCGGAATTCGACCGGGACGTATCGATATCATGCAAATCTGCTGTTTGGACCTGGAGGGAGTCCTCCTGCCGGAAATCTGGATCGCGGTGGCCGAGCATTTCCACAACGACGACCTGCGGCTCACCACGCGCGACATCTCCGACTACGACCAGCTCATGCAGCACCGCCTGAAGGTGCTCCGGAGGAACCGCATCCGGCTGGCGGACATCCAGGGCGTCATCGCCGGCATGGAGCCGCTGCCCGGGGCCAGGGACTTCCTCGACGACCTCTATCAGGACTTCCAGGTGGTGCTGCTGTCGGACACCTACTACGAGTTCGCCATGCCGCTGATCCGGAAGCTGGGGAACCCGACGCTCTTGTGCAACTGGCTCACGGTGAGCCGGTCGGGGTACATCGCGAACTACATCCTCCGCCAGAAGGACGGCAAGCGCAAAGCCGTGAGGGCGTTCAAGCAGATCGGCTTTCGCGTGGTGGCGGCGGGGGACTCCTACAACGACCTGAGCATGCTGCGCACCGCCGACCGCGGCGTGCTGTTCAACCCGCCGGAGGCCATCGTCAAGCGGTACCCGGCTTTTCCGGTCTCGCGCGACTACGCGACGCTGTCGCGGTTGCTGAGACAGTAAAGTACCTTCAACGGCGCCGTTCGGTCCTGAGCCCTTCGACAAGCTCAGGACAGGCTTAGCGGAGCGCAAGCGAAGCGACGTCGAAGGACGCCGACAGCAACCAAGGAGAACTTCCATGCTCGACGTGCTGATTTCCAATGCCGAAATTATCCATGCCAAGGGCCGCTACAACGCCTCGGTAGGCGTTCAGGACGGCCTCATCGCCGGAATCTACCAGCCCGGGGCCGAGCCCGAGGCGGGCGAGGTGGTGGACGCCTCCGGGCTGGCGCTGATCCCCGGCGCGGTGGACATGCATTCGCACCACCGCGAGGGCGGCGAGCCCGGCGGCTACGACTACAAGGAGAACATCCACACCGCCACCATGCAGTGCGCCGCCGGCGGCGTCACCACGTCGGTGGCCATGCCCAACGTGACGCCGCCGCCCAACACGGTGCCGCGCCTCGAACAGTTGTTCTCGGTCTACGAGCGCGAGTCGATCATCGACTTCAACGTAAACCCGGCCGGCACCATCCCGGAAGAGATCCCCAAGCTGGCCAAGATGGGCATCGGCGCATTCAAGGTGTTCATGGTGGTGGACACCGGCCGGGACTATCCGCACATGCCGGGCATCGGCGTCCACGACCACGGCAAGATCATGGAGATCATGGAGGCCTGCGCGGCGGCCAACGTACCGCTCATGGTCCATCCCCACGACCAGCCTCTCATGGACTACATCGAGAAGAAGTACTGGGACCGGGGGGAGCGCGACTGCCTGGCCTACGCCAAAGCCTATGCCGAACACGACGGGGTGATCTGGGAAACCGCCATCCAGTTCCTCATCCGCCTGCAGGCGGCCACCGGTGTGCACCTGCACGTGCTGCACGTCCAGACCGAGGGCACCGTGGAGATGATCCGCCGCGCCAAGGACGCCGGCCGGCGGGTGACCGCCGAGGTCAACCCCTGGGCGATCTTCCTGGGGTCGGACTGGAGCGAGATCGAGCGGCTGGGCTCCTACGCCCTCTCCTACTGGATCCCGGAAAAGAACTCGCCGGCCCTGTGGGAGGGTCTGCGCGACGGCACCATCGACATCGTCGCCACCGACCACGCGCCGCACACGCGCGAGGAGAAGGAGATCGGCTGGGAGGACGGCTGGAAGGCGCACACCGGCACGCCGTCCGCGCAATATTACATGAGCCTGCTCATGGACGCCGCCTCCAAGGGCAAGATCTCGCTGGAGCGCATGGTCGAGGCCACCTCCACCCTGCCGGCGCGCATCTTCGGCGTGCACAACAAGGGCCGCATCGAGGTGGGCTACGACGCCGACCTGGCGCTGGTGGACCTGAACGCCGAGAAGGAGATCCGCGACGAGGACGTGCTCAGCAAAATCGGCTGGAGCCCCTACGCCGGGCGCACGCTCAAGGGCTGGCCGGTACGCACGTTCGTGCGCGGCACCACCGTGTACCGCGACGGCAAGGTAGTGGGAAAGAAGGGCCACGGCCGGCAGGCCAAGGCCACGTACCCCGGGTAGCCGGCTCAGAACGCCTGACGCCGGTCAAGCGATAAACACCCGGCCGCCGTCCACGTTGATCACCTGCCCGGTGATCATGTCGCTGTCGTCGGAGGCGAGAAACGCCACGACTCCGTCGAGGTCGCTCGGAAGGAGGTGGCGCTCGACGCAGCGCTGGCGCAGCATGTGCTCGGAGGGCGTTTCCGGCGCTTCCCGCGCCTGCGAGGTGTCGACGCCGCCCGGAGCGATGGCGTTCACGTTGATGTTGAAGGGGCCGAGGTCCGTGGCCAGGGCTCGGGTGAGGCCGATGACGCCCATCTTGGACGACACGTACTCGTGGCTCAGGGTGCGGCCGTGGAGCGCCACGCCGGAGCTGATGTTGACGATCTTCCCCTTGGGCGAGCGCTTCATGTAGGGCACCACCGCCCGGGCCGCGAGATACGTCCCGGTGAGGTTCACCGCGATGATGCGGTGCCAGTCCGCCACGTCCGCCTCTTCGATGGGCACCCTTGGTGTGTTGCGCACGATGCCGGCGTTGTTCACCAGGATATCGATGCTGCCGAAGTGGTCGAAGGCCTTCCTGGCTCCGTCGAGGGTCTGCTGCTCGGAGGTCACGTCCATTTCGAGCGCCAGGGCCTTGCGGCCCTCCGCCGCCACCAGCCGGGCGGTCCCTTCCACCCCGGCGAAGTTCACGTCGGTGGCGCACACGTGGGCGCCCTCCTCCGCTAGCCGCACCGCATAAGTTCGCCCCAGGCCCGTGGCCGCGCCAGTGACCAGCGCAACCCGATTAAGGAGCCGCATGCCCTTGCTCCGGTTCCCGACCGAACGGGTCCGCTGTCGTACCGGACCGCAGCCCTGTGGCCGCTTCCCGCATGTTGCCGACGACGTGACGCCGTTCCAGGTCCAGCAGGTACTTCTTGATGTCGAGGCCGCCCGCGTACCCCGTCAACCGCCCGTCTCCGCCGATGACCCGATGGCACGGAATGATGATGGGAATCGGGTTGCGCCCATTGGCCGCCCCCACCGCGCGCACCGCTGCCGACTGCCCCAAGGCGCGGGCCTGTTCGCCGTAGGAACGGGTTTCACCGTAGGGGATGTCCTGCAAAGCGCGCCACGCGCGCAACTGAAACGGGGTGCCCGCGGGCGCCACCGGCAGGTGAAAGGCCTTGCGCCGCCCCGCGAAGTACTCGTCGAGTTGGCGCCGCGCCTCCGCCACCACCGTCCCGCCCCGGCGCCAGCCGTCCTCCACCTTGCCGGGATGCCGCCCCCGAGAGAAGCTGATCATCCTGAGCGCGGACTCGTCCGCAACGATCAAGAGTGCGCCGAGAGGACTCTCCATCCAATCGTAGTACATGCTCCCCTCCCTAGTAGTTTGTCCGGTTCGTTCGCACGACAATCCGCGGGATCGCTCGGTCGCCAGCCAGCTAACCTTCCGCCTTCGCGGCCGCCGCCTTGCGCGCCTCCAGTTCCGCCGCCTCGGCGGCGGTCTTGCCCCACATGGGCGGATCCTTGAGGTACTCGTCCTCTTCCGGCGTGTTGGGGCGGCCCAGGACCGCGTTGCGATGGGGGAAGCGGCCGAAGCGCTTGATGGCGGCGTGGTGGCCGACCGCCGAGCGCATGGAGTCCTCGACCCCGAGGCTGCCGTACAGCACCAGCGCGCGTTCCTGGTCGGCCAGTTGCTCGCTGTGCTCGAACGGCAGGTAGATGAAGGTCCTGGGCCAGCGGGAGAGGCCGCGGTCGTAACCCTTTGCCAAGGCGTAGCCGGCCACCTCGCGCGCCTTGGGGTCGGTAGCGAAGGCGCGCGGCGTGCCGCGAAAGATGTTGCGCGGGAACTGGTCCAGGCACAGGATCAAGGTCAGGCAGTCTTCGACGGTCTCCTTGAAGTGGTCGAACTCGCCCGCCGCGGCCCGCTCCTGGACTTCGGTATAGTGGTCGACCAAGTATTGATCGAACTCCGGCGTGGAGCGGAACCAAACCTGGCGCTTGTCCATCTCCGTGCTCAGGTCCAGCGTTTCAAACCAGAAAGTGAGTATTTCTTTCGATAAGGGTTCCACGCGCCCTCCGTGGGTACGGCGGTGGCGAGCGGGCGAAACCGCTGAACGCGTTGTCAGAGGGGCTCCGACGCCGGCACCGTGCCAAATAAATTGGCTGCAAGTCTTGACCAAGACAAACCCAATTGCAACACTGCCGGGAACCCCGTCGTTCGGGGGTAGAATTCCGTGCCCGGGAGGCTGTCACGCTATATTTCGACGACAAGGTCAGGGCCAGCGGCCGCTCGCTGCGAAAGCAGAAGCTCCAAGTGCTCCAGGTGAACATGGGGAAGTACTGCAACCAGTCGTGCTTCCACTGCCACGTGGAGGCCGGGCCCGGCCGCAAGGAGATGATGGACCGGAACACCGTGGACGACGTGCTGCGGTTCCTGGAGAAATCCGACATCCCCACCGTGGACATCACCGGAGGCGCGCCCGAACTGAACCCCCACTTCGACCACCTGGTAGAGTCCTGCAAGGCTCTCGGACGCCACGTCATGGACCGGTGCAACCTCACGGTGTTCTACGAGGAGGGCAAGGAGTACCTGCCCGAGTTCTTCAAGAGCCACCAAGTCGAGGTTGTCTGCTCGCTGCCCTGCTACACCAAGGAGAACGTGGACAGCCAGCGCGGCAACGGCACGTTCGAGTTGAGCGTGCGCGGATTGCAGGAGCTCAACCGCCTGGGCTACGGACAGCCCGATTCAGGGCTTGAGCTCAACCTCGTCTACAACCCCATGGGCAACTACCTGCCGCCGCCCCAGGAGGAACTCGAAGGCGACTACCGGCGCATGCTCGGCGACGATTTCGGCATCGTCTTCAACCACCTCTATTGCCTGACCAACATGCCCATTACCCGCTTCAAGAAGTTCCTCAAGCAGCGGGACCAGTACGACGACTACCTGCAGCTCCTGGAGGACAACTTCAACGCCGAGACGGTGGAGAAGGTGATGTGCCGGGACCTGTTGAGCGTGGGATGGGACGGCGCGGTGTACGACTGCGACTTCAACCAGATGCTCGAGATGCCGCTGGGCCAGGTCAACGGGACCCGGCCCCACATCCGGGATCTCGCCGCGGCCGACTTCGAGGATCAGCCCATCCTCACGGGGAACCACTGCTACGCCTGCACCGCCGGCACCGGCAGCAGTTGCGGCGGCGCGTTGCTTTAAGACGAAACCGTCCGGC is a window encoding:
- a CDS encoding tripartite tricarboxylate transporter TctB family protein; this translates as MTTPKIREHYIESLFILLLAVIFAAALFTARGWPWKTALFPMLIGVAGCVIAAALALWTGVKGGEAPTPGEAGGAADIFLDVNLRSGEALVRTAVIALWILSIIAGTWLLGQMIALPLFVFLYLKVGSGESWLISVGLTVCIIAFLYGVFDQVIHASWYEGELWRALGIELF
- a CDS encoding tripartite tricarboxylate transporter permease, whose amino-acid sequence is MLEAAHQALLGILSWPAFGYLLLGVGLGVFFGMVPGLSGLSGMAILLPFTFDLGPYEAMALLMGMYAITSTSDTISSVLLGVPGTAGSQATIMDGYPLAKKGEAARAFGAAYTVSAFGGVVGAVLLVLSIPILSPLVLSFGAPEFFLLGVLGMAMVGALSGSAPAKGILVGLFALQLSMMGYSPQDGIPRYWFNTPYLLEGLPIVPCVLGLFSLPEVVELAVRRGTLAEVPEMGKGMWDGVRDAVRNWWLALRCAVIGAYIGFIPGLGASIVDWVAYGHAVQSNRDPEAEFGKGEIRGVIAPESANNAMKGGSLIPTIAFGVPGSATMAILLGAFLIHGIYPGPELLSTRLDVTFSVIWALVIANVITAVVLMGCTTQLAKVTTIRGSLIIPIILVLVFMGSWMATQDLGDWVVLVSAGALGYLMKRWGWPRPPIALGIVLGPIMERYLDIAVSRYGWTWVWQRPIVIALILMTLATVFYATRSQSRQQEAEAS
- a CDS encoding p-hydroxycinnamoyl CoA hydratase/lyase, with product MATKEYKTVLVEKEDGLTWVILNRPEKRNAMSPQLHFDMYDAVTEAEGDPETQVMVITGAGNSWCAGQDLKEYFREGDKNPALRRQASWCSQEWRWRKLFTFPKPTIAMVNGFCFGGAFTPLVACDFAIAADDAVFGLSEVNWGILPGGLVSRVVTDMLSLRDGLYHAMTGDPFDGKKAAEMRLVNYSVPADQLRDETVKLARKLMEKNPWALRATKQAYKLVRNMDYSQAEDYLAAKGAQIKMQDREGGYDQGIKQFIDDKTYKPGFGPMARVNKAS
- a CDS encoding p-hydroxycinnamoyl CoA hydratase/lyase; this encodes MATKEYKTVLVEKEDGLTWVILNRPEKRNAMNPQLHFDMYDAVTEAEGDPETQVMVITGAGQSWCAGMDLKEFFREGDKNPEFQRQVAWASQEWRWRKLFTFPKPTIAMVNGYCFGGAFSPMIACDFAIAAEDAIFGLSEVNWGILPGGLVSRVVTDVLSLRDGLYHAMTGDPFDGRKAAEMRLVNYAVPADQLRDETVKLARKLMEKNPWALRATKQAYKLVRGMDYSQAEDYLAAKGAQIKMQDREGGYDQGIKQFIDDKTYKPGFGPMARVHKGS
- a CDS encoding dienelactone hydrolase family protein, with protein sequence MSINLATVDIPAEDGKSMGLYVAAPDGDGRKPALLVIMEIFGVNAHMKDVTERFANEGYVAVSPDLYYRLDERVIPNTDRDGAFAARGTLYDTKVVEDLNRAIAYAKGRDDVDPDRVGIIGYCFGGRVSWMAACNCPGLACSSLYYGGQIAGGQRGEKSPVEPVTQGNNIKIPMQCVWGGQDQGIPQEARDAIEDTLKANAVDYEWHLYDDAGHAFFCDDRPSYHEASAKDVWPKTLAFLARHLKG
- the thrH gene encoding bifunctional phosphoserine phosphatase/homoserine phosphotransferase ThrH, with the translated sequence MQICCLDLEGVLLPEIWIAVAEHFHNDDLRLTTRDISDYDQLMQHRLKVLRRNRIRLADIQGVIAGMEPLPGARDFLDDLYQDFQVVLLSDTYYEFAMPLIRKLGNPTLLCNWLTVSRSGYIANYILRQKDGKRKAVRAFKQIGFRVVAAGDSYNDLSMLRTADRGVLFNPPEAIVKRYPAFPVSRDYATLSRLLRQ
- a CDS encoding dihydroorotase family protein, with the translated sequence MDASGLALIPGAVDMHSHHREGGEPGGYDYKENIHTATMQCAAGGVTTSVAMPNVTPPPNTVPRLEQLFSVYERESIIDFNVNPAGTIPEEIPKLAKMGIGAFKVFMVVDTGRDYPHMPGIGVHDHGKIMEIMEACAAANVPLMVHPHDQPLMDYIEKKYWDRGERDCLAYAKAYAEHDGVIWETAIQFLIRLQAATGVHLHVLHVQTEGTVEMIRRAKDAGRRVTAEVNPWAIFLGSDWSEIERLGSYALSYWIPEKNSPALWEGLRDGTIDIVATDHAPHTREEKEIGWEDGWKAHTGTPSAQYYMSLLMDAASKGKISLERMVEATSTLPARIFGVHNKGRIEVGYDADLALVDLNAEKEIRDEDVLSKIGWSPYAGRTLKGWPVRTFVRGTTVYRDGKVVGKKGHGRQAKATYPG
- a CDS encoding glucose 1-dehydrogenase, with protein sequence MRLLNRVALVTGAATGLGRTYAVRLAEEGAHVCATDVNFAGVEGTARLVAAEGRKALALEMDVTSEQQTLDGARKAFDHFGSIDILVNNAGIVRNTPRVPIEEADVADWHRIIAVNLTGTYLAARAVVPYMKRSPKGKIVNISSGVALHGRTLSHEYVSSKMGVIGLTRALATDLGPFNINVNAIAPGGVDTSQAREAPETPSEHMLRQRCVERHLLPSDLDGVVAFLASDDSDMITGQVINVDGGRVFIA
- a CDS encoding methylated-DNA--[protein]-cysteine S-methyltransferase gives rise to the protein MYYDWMESPLGALLIVADESALRMISFSRGRHPGKVEDGWRRGGTVVAEARRQLDEYFAGRRKAFHLPVAPAGTPFQLRAWRALQDIPYGETRSYGEQARALGQSAAVRAVGAANGRNPIPIIIPCHRVIGGDGRLTGYAGGLDIKKYLLDLERRHVVGNMREAATGLRSGTTADPFGREPEQGHAAP
- a CDS encoding DUF924 domain-containing protein translates to MEPLSKEILTFWFETLDLSTEMDKRQVWFRSTPEFDQYLVDHYTEVQERAAAGEFDHFKETVEDCLTLILCLDQFPRNIFRGTPRAFATDPKAREVAGYALAKGYDRGLSRWPRTFIYLPFEHSEQLADQERALVLYGSLGVEDSMRSAVGHHAAIKRFGRFPHRNAVLGRPNTPEEDEYLKDPPMWGKTAAEAAELEARKAAAAKAEG
- the arsS gene encoding arsenosugar biosynthesis radical SAM protein ArsS (Some members of this family are selenoproteins.), whose protein sequence is MRKQKLQVLQVNMGKYCNQSCFHCHVEAGPGRKEMMDRNTVDDVLRFLEKSDIPTVDITGGAPELNPHFDHLVESCKALGRHVMDRCNLTVFYEEGKEYLPEFFKSHQVEVVCSLPCYTKENVDSQRGNGTFELSVRGLQELNRLGYGQPDSGLELNLVYNPMGNYLPPPQEELEGDYRRMLGDDFGIVFNHLYCLTNMPITRFKKFLKQRDQYDDYLQLLEDNFNAETVEKVMCRDLLSVGWDGAVYDCDFNQMLEMPLGQVNGTRPHIRDLAAADFEDQPILTGNHCYACTAGTGSSCGGALL